The genomic window AATTGCGTATTCAGGCAATTTTTCTCCTGGCAAACGTTTAAACTCACGTCGCAGAAGGCTTGAAAATATGACTCCTAATCTCGGCCGAAGTACACATGATGAATTTTTTAGGAATTCCTTCAATAGTGCACCACCTCGCGGTAATATGATAATTATGTTTGCATTTTTACTCAGCTCTTGACAAATATTCAATGCAAGAATAGGCGCTCCTGTTTCCGATGCATCATGGCTTACTACGACTACAGTTGGTTTTAAATGATTGATTTTTTTTTCGCCCGCCCGTCTGCGCATCCCGCCCAGTAATAAAATTGGTTTAACTAAATGCTTTAATAGTTTAGCCAAAAGCTGGCCATTAGAATTAGGAGTATATAAAATTCTTCTGATACGGATAGTTAGGGCAGTTAGGGACAATTTCTATACTTGATTCTAGGGTTCAACCCAATGTACTATAATAGGATAACTTCGTTCGCCTACCTAAATAGTAGACGCAAGACTTCGCAATGGTAGCCACTAATTTTTTGATCTCACCAATTCTTAGCCTTGATGCTCTTAATATAGCAGGTGCGGACAAAACTTTTAGGGTATATTTTCACACTCAAGAAGGACCAGTCACTGTCTCGTTGGGAAATTCTCCGCAGGTTATAACTGCATTGTCACCTTCCGATGCATGGCTTCTCTTTGCTACAAATCAGTTGGCTAAAATTAGCAATGCGGCGGATGTTTACTTTCAAAGAGTTTATGATAGCACCAATACAGACATATCATTCTATTACGACACTACCATTGACCTGGGCGATCCAAGCGTCACTACTTTCGGCGTAGCTGTTCCTAATAATAATGGTGGTCGACAGTGGACGGAGATCTTTCTAAATGGCCCAGAGATACAGGCAAAATCAGAAGATTTTAGTAATTATGTCTTTAATCACGAGCTCGGACATGCTCTTGGTTTAGAGCATCCTCACGACAATTCTGATGGTGATGTCTACTTAAGTACTGACCCCCAACTCAGTGCTACTCCCGAAGAGACTGTAATGTCTTATCGAGTACCAGAGTCAGGCGTATATCCAACTGATTTTTCAATCAATGATTACAATGCTTTAGAGCAAATTTGGGGAAGCCCACAAGCTCAATCGACGCAGAATGTTGTTTATCGTCTTTATCAGCAAAGCACAGGAAGGCATTTGTTCTCGGCTAATTTGACTGAGGTTGACATTCTTACTGGAGGCAATTCGTCTGATTACCTCAACGAGGGTATCGCTTATCA from Prochlorococcus marinus str. MIT 9313 includes these protein-coding regions:
- a CDS encoding reprolysin-like metallopeptidase; its protein translation is MISPILSLDALNIAGADKTFRVYFHTQEGPVTVSLGNSPQVITALSPSDAWLLFATNQLAKISNAADVYFQRVYDSTNTDISFYYDTTIDLGDPSVTTFGVAVPNNNGGRQWTEIFLNGPEIQAKSEDFSNYVFNHELGHALGLEHPHDNSDGDVYLSTDPQLSATPEETVMSYRVPESGVYPTDFSINDYNALEQIWGSPQAQSTQNVVYRLYQQSTGRHLFSANLTEVDILTGGNSSDYLNEGIAYQVQEGADQDLYRFFQPSTGLHFYSANSDERDNLINSNQSGYIYEGVAYKVFSASSAAEASTAVTRFYDPIAGTHFYTANLEEQRILEVTQPSWIMEGTAWYV